The following proteins are co-located in the Mycolicibacterium goodii genome:
- a CDS encoding acyl-CoA dehydrogenase family protein: protein MTDVANPEQMLFASTAQAFLDKEVPLSRVRELHADGTSFDHRWWSRAAELGWAGLLVPEELGGGSVSGNGVADLALIAERAGRTVAPGPLHPVSVVLAGLVEAPQGHTETIEALIAGESIASWATYEPGSAFAPTAPTVTATRTESGYRIDGVKDRVEAGDQAGLMLVVALLDGLPRQFLVATDSPGVTVTAQNSLDLVKRYARVEFDAATVDESAVVGTAEQTPAIIERQRQIALVLQCAETVGILDAVLAMTNRWLLDRNSFGRPLASYQALKHRFADMKMWFEAARATTAGAVAAVGARSDAAEFLVSVAKAYVGERTSVMLQDCVQLHGGIGVTWEHDLHLYLRRASLNRAMFGAPEDHHRAVFELSRTSRPEEARA from the coding sequence AGCCGTGTTCGCGAACTGCACGCCGACGGAACGTCTTTCGACCACCGGTGGTGGAGTCGCGCGGCCGAGCTGGGGTGGGCCGGGCTGCTGGTACCCGAGGAACTCGGCGGGGGCAGTGTGTCCGGCAACGGCGTCGCCGACCTGGCGTTGATCGCCGAGCGGGCCGGGCGCACCGTGGCCCCGGGTCCGCTGCATCCGGTGAGCGTGGTGCTGGCCGGTCTGGTGGAGGCGCCGCAGGGCCATACCGAGACCATCGAGGCCCTGATCGCCGGCGAGTCGATCGCGTCGTGGGCCACCTACGAGCCCGGGTCGGCGTTCGCCCCCACCGCGCCGACGGTGACCGCCACCCGCACCGAGTCCGGGTACCGCATCGACGGGGTGAAGGACCGCGTCGAGGCCGGCGACCAGGCCGGCCTGATGTTGGTGGTCGCCCTGCTCGACGGGCTGCCGCGACAGTTCCTGGTGGCCACCGATTCACCCGGTGTCACCGTCACCGCGCAGAACTCGTTGGACCTGGTGAAGCGTTATGCCCGCGTGGAATTCGACGCCGCCACGGTCGACGAGTCCGCCGTCGTCGGCACTGCCGAGCAGACCCCGGCAATCATCGAGCGTCAGCGGCAGATCGCGCTGGTGCTGCAGTGCGCCGAGACCGTCGGAATCCTGGACGCCGTGCTGGCCATGACCAATCGGTGGCTGCTGGACCGCAACAGCTTCGGCCGTCCGCTGGCCTCCTATCAGGCGCTCAAGCACCGCTTCGCCGACATGAAGATGTGGTTCGAGGCCGCCCGGGCCACCACCGCCGGTGCGGTGGCGGCCGTGGGCGCCCGGTCAGACGCTGCAGAGTTTCTGGTCAGCGTGGCGAAGGCCTATGTGGGCGAACGCACTTCGGTGATGTTGCAGGACTGTGTACAGCTACACGGCGGCATCGGCGTGACGTGGGAGCACGACCTGCACCTGTATCTGCGTCGGGCATCGCTCAACCGCGCCATGTTCGGCGCACCCGAGGACCACCACCGAGCGGTGTTCGAACTGAGCCGCACATCCCGGCCCGAGGAGGCCCGAGCATGA
- a CDS encoding acyl-CoA dehydrogenase family protein produces MTDTALTTGTQESVQDFAARARAWLAENMPRIDPDHPPFAVRAHQESWDRAKELQKRLYSGGFAGICFPREYGGLGLDQAYQKAFNAEARCYEMPLILNTPSFTICAATILDMGSEEQKRERISAAIRGEEILVQLLSEPSGGSDLAGVITRADRRGDKWVINGAKTWSTSAFAGDYGLMLARTNWDVPKHQGLTMFLVPLKAPGITMRRIKEVNGNEEFCEEFFDNLELGDDAVVGKVDDGWTVASRQLFHERRAVGGGSEFASGTGAENANEMPPDHVGLAEAVGRVDDPFIQNLAGRALVRRTVKAQLIDHVAQAIATGALPPTAGTLIRLFHAETTELEIDTAATIAGTAAVVDEGGDLDGMLEIGVRYLSRQTGSLGGGSSEMARNVIGERVLGFPREYAADRGVPFKDVKRNKS; encoded by the coding sequence ATGACCGACACCGCGCTGACGACCGGAACCCAGGAGTCTGTGCAGGACTTCGCCGCACGCGCCCGCGCCTGGTTGGCCGAGAACATGCCGCGCATCGACCCGGACCACCCGCCGTTCGCGGTCCGCGCCCACCAGGAGTCCTGGGACCGCGCCAAGGAGCTCCAGAAGCGTTTGTACAGCGGCGGTTTCGCCGGGATCTGCTTCCCGCGCGAGTACGGCGGACTGGGCCTGGACCAGGCCTATCAGAAGGCCTTCAACGCCGAGGCCCGCTGCTATGAGATGCCGCTGATCCTCAACACCCCGTCGTTCACCATCTGCGCCGCGACCATCCTGGACATGGGCAGCGAGGAGCAGAAGCGCGAGCGGATCTCGGCCGCCATCCGCGGCGAGGAGATCCTGGTCCAGCTGCTCAGCGAACCCAGCGGCGGATCGGATCTGGCCGGGGTGATCACCCGTGCCGATCGCCGCGGCGACAAGTGGGTCATCAACGGCGCCAAGACCTGGAGCACCAGCGCGTTCGCAGGCGACTACGGCCTGATGCTCGCCCGCACCAACTGGGACGTGCCCAAACACCAGGGCCTCACCATGTTCCTGGTGCCGCTGAAGGCCCCCGGCATCACCATGCGCCGGATCAAGGAGGTCAACGGCAACGAAGAGTTCTGCGAGGAGTTCTTCGACAACCTCGAACTCGGTGACGACGCCGTCGTCGGCAAGGTCGACGACGGCTGGACCGTGGCGTCCAGACAGTTGTTCCACGAACGCCGCGCGGTGGGCGGCGGATCGGAGTTCGCCAGCGGCACGGGGGCCGAGAACGCCAACGAGATGCCCCCCGACCACGTCGGCCTCGCCGAGGCCGTCGGCCGCGTCGACGATCCGTTCATCCAGAACCTCGCCGGCCGTGCCCTGGTGCGACGAACCGTCAAGGCGCAGTTGATCGACCACGTCGCGCAGGCCATTGCGACCGGCGCCCTGCCTCCGACCGCGGGCACGCTGATCCGGCTGTTCCACGCCGAGACCACCGAGTTGGAGATCGACACCGCTGCGACCATCGCGGGCACGGCAGCGGTGGTCGACGAAGGCGGAGATCTCGACGGCATGCTCGAGATCGGCGTGCGCTATCTGTCGCGGCAGACCGGTTCGCTGGGCGGCGGAAGTTCGGAGATGGCCCGCAATGTCATCGGCGAGCGCGTGCTCGGCTTCCCGCGCGAGTACGCCGCCGACCGCGGCGTCCCGTTCAAGGACGTCAAGCGCAACAAGAGCTGA
- a CDS encoding nitrilase family protein: protein MPDHNEHRFSPARVAVVQFNPQVGVDNLKANSEAVHERLQRAVAEGANLIVLPELATTGYTFESRDEAYAHAEPVPSGATVAGWVEFAAAHDVYIVGCLPELDGVELFDTAVLVGPDGYIGKYRKTHLWNEEKLFFSPGNLGYPVFHTRIGRIGLLVCWDIWFPESARIVAQQGADIICIPTGWVWTPPPLYDASGTCMAAYLTMTAAHVNNVFIATADRIGTERTSGFMGNSLIAGTNGWPIDRIAGPDEDTILYADIDITASRGAAIWNQFNDLHRDRRTDLYDQLLGYRGGQALPR, encoded by the coding sequence ATGCCTGATCACAACGAGCATCGGTTCAGCCCAGCACGCGTGGCGGTCGTGCAGTTCAACCCACAGGTCGGCGTCGACAACCTGAAGGCGAACTCCGAGGCCGTCCACGAACGCCTCCAGCGGGCGGTAGCTGAGGGTGCCAACCTCATCGTGCTGCCCGAACTGGCCACCACCGGGTACACGTTCGAGTCCCGCGACGAGGCCTACGCGCACGCCGAGCCGGTGCCCTCCGGTGCGACCGTCGCAGGCTGGGTCGAATTCGCCGCCGCCCACGACGTGTACATCGTCGGCTGCCTGCCCGAACTCGACGGCGTCGAATTGTTCGACACCGCAGTCCTCGTCGGCCCCGACGGATACATCGGTAAATACCGCAAGACACATCTGTGGAACGAGGAGAAGTTGTTCTTCTCGCCCGGCAACCTTGGTTATCCGGTGTTCCACACCCGCATCGGCCGCATCGGCCTGCTGGTCTGCTGGGACATCTGGTTCCCCGAATCCGCCCGCATCGTCGCCCAGCAGGGCGCCGACATCATCTGCATCCCGACGGGCTGGGTGTGGACCCCACCACCGTTGTACGACGCCAGCGGCACCTGCATGGCCGCGTACCTGACGATGACGGCCGCCCACGTCAACAACGTCTTCATCGCCACCGCCGACCGGATCGGGACCGAGCGCACGTCCGGATTCATGGGCAACTCGCTCATCGCGGGCACCAACGGCTGGCCCATCGACCGGATCGCCGGTCCCGACGAAGACACCATCCTCTACGCCGACATCGACATCACGGCATCGCGTGGCGCGGCCATCTGGAACCAGTTCAACGATCTTCACCGCGACCGGCGCACCGATCTCTACGATCAGCTCCTCGGATACCGCGGCGGCCAGGCGCTCCCCCGGTAG
- a CDS encoding Rv2578c family radical SAM protein, with product MRWDEQAVRVDDGALPGLARVGFVRSVRSPEFDGITFHEVLCKSALNKVPAASALPFRFTVNGYRGCTHACRYCFARPTHEYLDLDPGADFDRQIVVKTNVVEVLRRELRRPSWTHETVALGTNTDPYQRAEGRYELMPGIIAALADSYTPFSILTKGTLLRRDLGLIAEASRRVEVSVAVSLAIGDADLHRDVEPGTPSPQARLALISAIRDAGLSCHVMVSPVLPYLTDSAEHLDDLLGRIADAGATSVTAFGLHLRGSTRGWFMSWLARSHPDLVWRYRQLYRRGAYLPAEYRHMLHDRVQPLIVKHGLTGQPRMPAAEAPPPEVTRPEPVQAALF from the coding sequence GTGCGTTGGGATGAGCAGGCCGTGCGGGTCGACGACGGGGCGTTGCCCGGTCTCGCTCGGGTCGGCTTCGTCCGCAGCGTGCGCTCCCCGGAGTTCGACGGCATCACGTTCCACGAGGTGCTGTGCAAGTCGGCGCTGAACAAGGTGCCTGCGGCCTCGGCACTGCCGTTCCGGTTCACGGTCAACGGGTACCGCGGGTGCACGCACGCCTGCCGGTACTGTTTCGCCCGTCCGACGCACGAGTACCTCGATCTGGATCCCGGCGCGGATTTCGACCGGCAGATCGTGGTGAAGACCAACGTGGTCGAGGTGCTACGGCGTGAGTTGCGGCGTCCGTCGTGGACGCATGAGACCGTCGCGCTCGGCACCAACACCGATCCGTACCAGCGCGCCGAGGGCCGCTATGAGCTGATGCCGGGAATCATTGCCGCACTGGCCGACTCGTACACGCCGTTCTCGATCCTGACCAAGGGCACGCTGCTGCGCCGCGATCTGGGCCTGATCGCCGAGGCGTCCCGCCGCGTCGAGGTCAGCGTCGCGGTGTCGCTGGCGATCGGCGACGCCGACCTGCACCGCGATGTCGAGCCGGGCACCCCGTCACCGCAGGCCCGTCTCGCGCTCATCTCGGCGATCCGCGACGCGGGGTTGTCGTGTCACGTGATGGTGTCCCCGGTTCTGCCGTATCTCACCGATTCCGCCGAACATCTCGACGACCTCCTTGGGCGAATCGCCGACGCGGGCGCCACGAGCGTCACCGCGTTCGGGTTGCATCTGCGGGGAAGCACCAGGGGCTGGTTCATGTCGTGGCTGGCCCGGTCGCATCCCGATCTGGTCTGGCGATACCGCCAGCTCTACCGGCGCGGAGCCTATCTGCCCGCCGAGTACCGCCACATGTTGCATGACCGCGTGCAACCGCTGATCGTCAAGCACGGGCTGACCGGCCAGCCGCGGATGCCCGCAGCGGAGGCGCCGCCGCCCGAGGTCACCCGCCCCGAGCCGGTGCAGGCCGCGCTGTTCTGA
- a CDS encoding LacI family DNA-binding transcriptional regulator, with translation MGKSKQPTLQSIADDLGLHVSTVARVLNGMREGERAASGATAERIRKRAAEVNYRPNPHAASLRTRRTNLVGVLVPRLTDVVLATVYEGIESASAERGLTAFVANTQDETDRQRNRIEMMLDRRVDGLILGDARADDHSVLEELTRREVPFVLVNRSVGQYPAATCDNYLGGRLAAAHLLELGHRRVGIIAGLSHASTGIDRPAGFVDRFREAGIEVPEDLIVYSGLDSKGGHYAADRMLDSDAPPTAIFAVNDFAAIGAAGAIRNRGLRVGRDVSLVGFNNIALTAEMHVPLTSIESHAFDMGRDAVQLLAEVLAGAPPAQRRTKPVLVVRESTCAAQGSVLS, from the coding sequence GTGGGTAAGTCGAAGCAGCCGACACTGCAATCGATCGCCGATGATCTCGGCCTGCACGTCTCGACCGTCGCACGGGTGCTCAACGGCATGCGCGAGGGTGAACGCGCGGCGTCGGGAGCGACGGCCGAGCGGATCCGCAAGCGCGCGGCCGAGGTGAACTACCGGCCCAACCCGCATGCCGCGAGCCTGCGGACCAGGCGCACCAACCTGGTGGGTGTTCTGGTGCCCAGGCTCACCGACGTCGTCCTGGCGACGGTGTACGAGGGCATCGAATCCGCTTCTGCGGAACGGGGTCTGACCGCGTTCGTGGCCAACACCCAGGACGAGACGGATCGGCAACGCAACCGGATCGAGATGATGCTGGACCGCCGGGTGGACGGCCTGATCCTCGGTGACGCGCGTGCCGACGACCACAGCGTGCTCGAGGAGCTGACCCGGCGCGAAGTGCCGTTCGTGTTGGTCAACCGCAGTGTCGGGCAGTATCCGGCGGCCACCTGCGACAACTACCTCGGCGGCCGCCTGGCGGCCGCACACCTCCTCGAGCTGGGGCACCGCCGGGTGGGCATCATCGCCGGGCTGTCCCACGCCAGCACCGGCATCGACCGGCCCGCGGGCTTCGTCGACCGTTTCCGCGAGGCCGGGATCGAGGTGCCCGAGGACCTCATCGTGTACTCGGGTCTGGACAGCAAGGGCGGGCACTATGCGGCCGACCGCATGCTCGACAGCGACGCACCGCCGACCGCGATCTTCGCCGTCAACGACTTCGCCGCGATCGGGGCGGCCGGGGCGATCCGCAACCGCGGCCTGCGGGTGGGTCGCGACGTCTCCCTGGTCGGGTTCAACAACATCGCGCTGACCGCCGAGATGCACGTCCCGCTGACCTCGATCGAATCGCACGCCTTCGACATGGGGCGCGACGCGGTGCAGCTGCTCGCCGAGGTGCTCGCGGGTGCTCCACCTGCCCAACGGCGCACGAAACCGGTCCTGGTGGTGCGGGAATCGACGTGTGCCGCGCAGGGGTCGGTCCTGTCCTGA